In Zingiber officinale cultivar Zhangliang chromosome 1A, Zo_v1.1, whole genome shotgun sequence, a genomic segment contains:
- the LOC122037942 gene encoding transcription factor JUNGBRUNNEN 1-like isoform X1, with protein sequence MKKVESAEDHEAPEQISEAVKEEEEEEDGMLPGFRFHPTDEELVGFYLRRKVEKKRLSIEIIKEMDIYKHEPWDLPKMMTTAGEKEWYFFCRRGRKYRNSVRPNRVTGCGFWKATGIDRPIHSSGHCIGLKKSLVYYRGHAGKGTKSDWMMHEFRLPVGSKSDSGCSSAAAASKNGAASMQEAEVWTICRIFQRSASYKKQPNSYKTSTPTKSPPESSSVTNCFDPDEFMCCSSSGGGGGDGDGSPVGDLPQAEDYYQENSQLAGHKLDVAGQSSADQSPPLCSSLQQKSPSSNDFERDIIWEELGRIEEFLADENFSLDSNIRGYSHAVYYCGS encoded by the exons atgaagaaggtGGAAAGTGCAGAGGATCACGAGGCGCCGGAGCAAATATCCGAGGCggtgaaggaggaggaggaggaggaggacggaATGCTCCCAGGATTCAGATTCCACCCCACCGACGAGGAGCTCGTCGGGTTCTACCTCCGGCGGAAGGTGGAAAAGAAGCGGCTCAGTATTGAGATCATCAAGGAGATGGATATCTACAAGCACGAGCCTTGGGATTTGCCGA AGATGATGACGACGGCAGGGGAAAAGGAGTGGTACTTCTTCTGCCGGCGAGGGAGGAAGTACAGGAACAGCGTCCGGCCAAACAGGGTCACCGGATGCGGGTTCTGGAAGGCCACCGGAATCGACCGGCCCATCCACTCCTCCGGCCACTGCATCGGCCTCAAGAAGTCACTCGTTTACTACCGCGGCCACGCCGGGAAGGGCACCAAGTCCGACTGGATGATGCACGAGTTCCGCCTTCCTGTCGGCAGCAAATCCGACTCCGGCTGCTCCTCTGCCGCCGCCGCGTCCAAGAACGGCGCCGCTAGCATGCAAGAAGCT GAGGTGTGGACGATCTGCAGAATCTTCCAGCGGAGCGCTTCGTACAAAAAGCAACCGAACAGCTACAAGACCTCGACGCCGACGAAGTCGCCGCCGGAGTCCAGCAGCGTCACCAACTGCTTCGACCCGGACGAGTTCATGTGCTGCAGCTCCtccggcggcggcggaggcgacGGCGACGGCTCCCCAGTAGGGGATCTGCCGCAGGCCGAGGATTACTACCAAGAGAACAGCCAGTTGGCGGGGCACAAGCTGGACGTCGCCGGCCAGTCCTCGGCGGATCAATCTCCCCCGCTCTGCTCGAGCTTGCAGCAGAAGAGCCCGAGCTCGAACGACTTCGAGAGAGACATCATCTGGGAGGAGCTCGGAAGGATCGAGGAGTTCTTGGCGGATGAAAACTTTTCCTTGGATAGCAATATTCGCGGATATTCACACGCCgt ATATTATTGCGGTAGTTGA
- the LOC122037942 gene encoding transcription factor JUNGBRUNNEN 1-like isoform X2, protein MKKVESAEDHEAPEQISEAVKEEEEEEDGMLPGFRFHPTDEELVGFYLRRKVEKKRLSIEIIKEMDIYKHEPWDLPKMMTTAGEKEWYFFCRRGRKYRNSVRPNRVTGCGFWKATGIDRPIHSSGHCIGLKKSLVYYRGHAGKGTKSDWMMHEFRLPVGSKSDSGCSSAAAASKNGAASMQEAEVWTICRIFQRSASYKKQPNSYKTSTPTKSPPESSSVTNCFDPDEFMCCSSSGGGGGDGDGSPVGDLPQAEDYYQENSQLAGHKLDVAGQSSADQSPPLCSSLQQKSPSSNDFERDIIWEELGRIEEFLADENFSLDSNIRGYSHAV, encoded by the exons atgaagaaggtGGAAAGTGCAGAGGATCACGAGGCGCCGGAGCAAATATCCGAGGCggtgaaggaggaggaggaggaggaggacggaATGCTCCCAGGATTCAGATTCCACCCCACCGACGAGGAGCTCGTCGGGTTCTACCTCCGGCGGAAGGTGGAAAAGAAGCGGCTCAGTATTGAGATCATCAAGGAGATGGATATCTACAAGCACGAGCCTTGGGATTTGCCGA AGATGATGACGACGGCAGGGGAAAAGGAGTGGTACTTCTTCTGCCGGCGAGGGAGGAAGTACAGGAACAGCGTCCGGCCAAACAGGGTCACCGGATGCGGGTTCTGGAAGGCCACCGGAATCGACCGGCCCATCCACTCCTCCGGCCACTGCATCGGCCTCAAGAAGTCACTCGTTTACTACCGCGGCCACGCCGGGAAGGGCACCAAGTCCGACTGGATGATGCACGAGTTCCGCCTTCCTGTCGGCAGCAAATCCGACTCCGGCTGCTCCTCTGCCGCCGCCGCGTCCAAGAACGGCGCCGCTAGCATGCAAGAAGCT GAGGTGTGGACGATCTGCAGAATCTTCCAGCGGAGCGCTTCGTACAAAAAGCAACCGAACAGCTACAAGACCTCGACGCCGACGAAGTCGCCGCCGGAGTCCAGCAGCGTCACCAACTGCTTCGACCCGGACGAGTTCATGTGCTGCAGCTCCtccggcggcggcggaggcgacGGCGACGGCTCCCCAGTAGGGGATCTGCCGCAGGCCGAGGATTACTACCAAGAGAACAGCCAGTTGGCGGGGCACAAGCTGGACGTCGCCGGCCAGTCCTCGGCGGATCAATCTCCCCCGCTCTGCTCGAGCTTGCAGCAGAAGAGCCCGAGCTCGAACGACTTCGAGAGAGACATCATCTGGGAGGAGCTCGGAAGGATCGAGGAGTTCTTGGCGGATGAAAACTTTTCCTTGGATAGCAATATTCGCGGATATTCACACGCCgtgtaa